In a single window of the Gossypium hirsutum isolate 1008001.06 chromosome A13, Gossypium_hirsutum_v2.1, whole genome shotgun sequence genome:
- the LOC107940602 gene encoding probable 2-oxoglutarate-dependent dioxygenase AOP1 — translation MAIDAEIEFPTIELRSSDLKRGTEGWNRLCKRVREACETFGCFDVVYKKISTKIREDAFELQKELVEVPVERKQKNTSPLPCHGWVGPCEQVSMLYEGFGVADASNYDSVNNFAQLMWPNGQPRFTDTIHTLATQMEELNKLIWLMLTDSYGLQEDSLKMNYKTLVRMMKYLAPPPGEYERGFFAHTDKPISTLICEDKSGLEIEVNNDQWIKLTNLSPSSFVFIVGDPLKAWSNGRLKPVNHRVMMSGDKDRYSIAAFIIPNEGTIIKAPKELIDEKHPQLFKEFDFMDFFLYAISDPAKHIDSGELLHAYASLSPPVSN, via the exons ATGGCTATTGATGCTGAAATTGAGTTCCCAACCATTGAGTTACGTTCATCGGATTTGAAGCGAGGAACCGAAGGGTGGAACCGTTTGTGCAAGAGGGTTCGAGAGGCTTGTGAGACTTTTGGTTGTTTCGATGTGGTGTACAAAAAGATATCAACAAAAATCCGAGAGGATGCATTTGAATTGCAGAAAGAACTAGTTGAGGTCCCAGTGGAGAGGAAACAGAAGAACACCAGTCCCTTGCCTTGCCATGGTTGGGTTGGACCATGCGAGCAGGTTTCTATGTTGTATGAAGGCTTTGGAGTCGCAGATGCCTCCAACTATGATTCTGTTAACAACTTTGCTCAACTTATGTGGCCTAATGGCCAGCCACGCTTTAC TGACACTATACATACCCTAGCGACGCAAATGGAGGAGCTGAACAAGTTAATTTGGTTAATGCTAACTGATAGTTACGGATTACAGGAGGATTCACTGAAGATGAACTACAAAACGTTGGTGCGGATGATGAAATACCTGGCCCCTCCGCCTGGGGAGTATGAGAGAGGATTCTTTGCTCATACTGATAAACCAATTAGCACACTCATTTGTGAGGACAAATCAGGGCTGGAAATTGAGGTCAATAATGACCAATGGATTAAGTTGACTAATTTATCTCCTTCTTCCTTTGTTTTTATTGTTGGAGATCCTCTCAAG GCATGGAGTAATGGGAGATTGAAACCAGTGAATCACAGAGTGATGATGAGCGGAGACAAAGATCGATATTCTATAGCAGCCTTTATCATTCCAAATGAAGGTACAATAATTAAGGCACCCAAAGAACTTATAGATGAAAAACATCCTCAGCTTTTCAAGGAATTCGATTTCATGGACTTCTTCCTTTATGCCATTTCTGACCCAGCAAAGCACATCGACAGCGGTGAACTGCTCCACGCCTATGCTTCTCTTTCACCACCGGTTTCCAATTAA